A region from the Marinobacter sp. SS13-12 genome encodes:
- a CDS encoding DUF4892 domain-containing protein yields the protein MLVAAFLIGGPAVVSAQMPPPEPFPDSRLEQEITISSPGHLVLFSPVREVNNEIRSAVMARLPVKGLGQLYEVQGGANREEARDHYLRELQTRGAQILFECSGRNCGRSNVWANQIFDQSSLYGRDNNQDYLVAGSVDENGKPWLTLVYTVTRANQRQYVWVEHLVAPQGTEIPGLGNESARIKGPVIVPWKGGITYRFEWSSADRRIINDWAGEEGARVILTAYSELKEDESFEESAARAEEAAKSLAQVLAKSGVSESRQTIITVGPAVVIPNPDRQGDRVEVMVITR from the coding sequence ATGTTGGTCGCCGCTTTTTTAATCGGCGGCCCGGCCGTGGTGTCGGCGCAGATGCCGCCCCCGGAGCCTTTTCCGGATTCGCGGCTGGAACAGGAGATTACCATTTCGTCGCCGGGGCACCTGGTGCTGTTCAGCCCGGTTCGTGAGGTTAATAATGAAATCCGCTCGGCGGTTATGGCACGGCTTCCGGTCAAAGGGCTCGGCCAGTTGTACGAGGTACAGGGCGGGGCCAACCGTGAAGAAGCCCGCGATCATTATCTGAGGGAACTGCAGACCCGTGGTGCCCAGATCCTGTTCGAGTGTTCCGGTCGAAACTGCGGGCGGAGTAATGTGTGGGCCAACCAGATCTTTGATCAATCCAGCCTCTATGGCCGTGATAACAACCAGGACTACCTGGTGGCGGGGTCCGTGGACGAGAACGGTAAACCCTGGCTGACACTGGTCTACACGGTTACCCGTGCCAACCAGCGCCAGTATGTCTGGGTTGAGCACCTGGTGGCCCCCCAGGGTACCGAGATTCCTGGACTGGGGAACGAGAGTGCGCGAATCAAGGGGCCGGTTATAGTACCCTGGAAGGGGGGTATCACGTACCGCTTTGAATGGAGCAGTGCAGATCGCCGCATTATCAATGACTGGGCCGGCGAAGAGGGCGCGAGGGTCATACTGACCGCCTATTCGGAACTGAAAGAAGACGAGAGTTTTGAAGAGTCTGCAGCGCGGGCGGAGGAAGCCGCAAAGTCTTTGGCACAGGTTCTGGCCAAGAGTGGTGTTTCCGAGAGCCGGCAGACAATCATTACGGTTGGCCCCGCGGTTGTGATACCCAATCCCGACCGCCAGGGTGACCGGGTGGAAGTGATGGTGATTACGAGGTGA
- the holB gene encoding DNA polymerase III subunit delta': MQRMTGGRLPHALLVTGENGVGKRLFADALAGLLVCEKPAMAGGAPCGNCKQCELVAAGTHPDIRVYTPEKSRMIKIDQIRALSSFAVGSPQVASRKVAIIDRADQLNINSANALLKTLEEPADDVTLVLLQESGRPVLPTIRSRCQSLLIATPGRDQAATWLAGAVKELDGDSRPTPEQCEKALGLAANAPRLALEYVTGNFITTRDEALENFRCFMKGQLSLAEAAKPFKAMGLESALWLFEGWAGDLARIGAGSQPRDKDAADMLTFLASHNPPWRAHEILDAIHESRAAGVYNVSPELEAGRLLIAWQKLMPVRRPAAG, encoded by the coding sequence ATGCAGCGTATGACGGGTGGGCGGCTGCCACACGCGCTGCTGGTGACCGGCGAAAACGGCGTTGGCAAGCGCCTGTTTGCCGATGCCCTGGCAGGACTGCTTGTCTGTGAAAAGCCGGCCATGGCCGGCGGCGCCCCCTGTGGCAACTGCAAACAGTGTGAACTGGTCGCTGCCGGCACCCATCCGGATATCCGTGTTTATACCCCGGAAAAGTCCCGGATGATAAAGATCGACCAGATTCGTGCCCTGTCTTCGTTTGCGGTGGGCTCACCCCAGGTGGCGTCACGTAAGGTGGCAATCATCGACCGGGCTGACCAGCTCAACATCAATTCGGCCAATGCGTTGTTGAAGACCCTGGAAGAGCCCGCAGACGATGTCACACTGGTTCTGCTCCAGGAGAGCGGAAGGCCGGTACTGCCCACCATCCGTTCCCGTTGCCAGAGCCTGTTGATCGCCACCCCCGGCAGGGATCAGGCCGCCACCTGGCTGGCCGGCGCGGTGAAAGAGCTGGATGGTGACAGTCGCCCGACTCCGGAACAGTGCGAAAAAGCGCTGGGCCTGGCCGCCAATGCACCGCGCCTGGCGCTGGAATACGTCACCGGTAATTTCATCACCACCCGGGATGAGGCGCTGGAAAACTTCCGCTGTTTCATGAAGGGGCAGCTCTCCCTTGCCGAGGCCGCAAAGCCTTTCAAGGCTATGGGGCTTGAAAGTGCGCTGTGGCTTTTTGAGGGCTGGGCCGGGGACCTGGCCCGCATCGGCGCTGGCAGTCAGCCCCGGGACAAGGACGCAGCGGACATGCTGACGTTCCTTGCCAGCCATAATCCGCCCTGGCGTGCCCATGAAATTCTGGATGCCATCCATGAATCCCGGGCCGCCGGTGTATACAATGTCAGTCCCGAGCTTGAGGCGGGGCGGTTACTCATTGCCTGGCAGAAACTGATGCCGGTACGTCGCCCTGCAGCGGGTTGA
- a CDS encoding patatin-like phospholipase family protein yields the protein MSKPTDSTSQDGDQKPKDDISQIVTSSGISAAQSSRAKEEPASGNTGKGKTVALALGSGGARGYAHIGAIEILVERGYEIIAISGCSMGALIGGVFAAGKMKDYKDWVTGLGQFDVLKLLDVTFNSVGAIRGEKIFSVVREMIGDTRIEDLPLAYTAVATDLLAHKEIWFQEGPLDQAIRASVAIPSVVTPLVLNGRVLVDGALLNPLPIIPTISSHADMVVAVNLSGEDDRGRRLPDAAFENPGEGGVDMDEWVDKVRDKASRWFDWDAIKTFSARKESASPDSPEEKISKAVKKEETKKILPAIKPEPAKHKDDHETIDWDKLGIGKFDVMNLTIETMQSALVQYKIAGYPPDLLVNIPKNAGRSYDYHKAPELIRLGRERMAAALDRYEKNLNSSGPLAL from the coding sequence ATGAGCAAGCCGACAGATTCCACCTCTCAGGATGGAGATCAGAAGCCCAAAGACGACATCTCGCAAATCGTCACCAGTTCGGGCATCTCTGCGGCGCAGTCCTCCAGGGCGAAGGAGGAACCCGCTTCAGGCAACACCGGCAAGGGCAAGACCGTTGCACTGGCGTTGGGTAGCGGTGGCGCAAGGGGCTATGCCCACATCGGTGCTATCGAGATATTGGTGGAACGGGGCTATGAGATCATTGCCATATCCGGGTGTTCCATGGGGGCGCTGATTGGCGGCGTGTTTGCCGCCGGAAAGATGAAGGACTACAAGGACTGGGTAACCGGCCTGGGCCAGTTTGATGTGCTTAAACTGCTGGATGTCACCTTTAATTCCGTGGGCGCCATCCGCGGCGAAAAGATCTTTTCTGTGGTCCGGGAAATGATTGGGGATACCCGGATTGAAGACCTGCCATTGGCCTACACCGCCGTTGCCACAGACCTTCTTGCCCACAAGGAAATCTGGTTCCAGGAAGGCCCGCTGGATCAGGCGATCAGGGCTTCCGTCGCCATTCCGAGCGTGGTGACTCCGTTAGTGCTCAACGGGCGGGTGCTGGTGGATGGCGCCCTGCTGAATCCCCTGCCGATCATTCCGACGATTTCTTCCCATGCGGATATGGTGGTCGCCGTAAACCTCAGTGGTGAGGATGATCGTGGCCGGCGTCTGCCCGATGCGGCGTTCGAAAACCCCGGAGAGGGCGGCGTCGATATGGATGAGTGGGTGGACAAGGTCCGCGACAAGGCCTCCCGCTGGTTTGACTGGGATGCGATCAAGACGTTCTCGGCAAGAAAAGAGTCGGCGTCGCCTGACTCTCCGGAAGAAAAGATCAGTAAGGCGGTTAAAAAAGAGGAAACAAAGAAAATACTGCCCGCCATCAAACCGGAACCTGCAAAGCATAAGGATGATCACGAAACCATCGACTGGGACAAGCTCGGCATCGGCAAGTTCGACGTGATGAACCTGACCATCGAAACCATGCAGAGCGCTCTGGTGCAGTACAAGATTGCCGGGTATCCGCCGGATCTGCTGGTGAATATTCCCAAGAACGCCGGCCGCAGCTACGACTATCACAAGGCGCCGGAACTGATCCGGTTGGGACGTGAGCGCATGGCGGCTGCACTGGACCGCTACGAAAAAAACCTCAACAGCTCCGGGCCTCTGGCACTGTAA
- a CDS encoding alpha/beta hydrolase, translating to MNDTALDTFHDAEALYREKNWPLNHITLAGLHWPADSTTNNPPVLMTHGWLDNALSFARLAPELAGHRNVYALDMAGHGHSGHRPPGQGYQLMDYVADLAELVDTHFREVPGGRIDLVGHSLGGIVSVLYAAAFPERVRRLVMIDSLGPISRKPEEVIGQMRKAITKRMTGSGKPVVYPDVAAAAKAREGGMIPLSPPAARMLVARSMKKSGQGFVWRADPRLRHPSMMMMDEAQVTACLEKVVTPTRFLRAEKGLLASRPELGSRTNAIAELDLMTVPGGHHCHLEGDVGPVVDAVRGFLDDAE from the coding sequence ATGAACGACACCGCTCTGGATACCTTTCACGATGCCGAGGCTCTGTATCGGGAAAAAAACTGGCCACTGAACCATATCACCCTCGCAGGCCTGCACTGGCCTGCTGACAGCACCACCAACAACCCTCCCGTACTGATGACCCATGGCTGGCTGGATAATGCCCTGTCATTCGCCCGGCTGGCTCCGGAACTGGCTGGCCATCGGAATGTCTATGCACTGGACATGGCGGGACACGGCCATTCCGGGCACCGGCCGCCGGGGCAGGGCTATCAGTTGATGGATTATGTGGCGGATCTGGCAGAGCTGGTTGACACCCATTTCAGGGAGGTACCGGGTGGCAGGATCGACCTTGTTGGTCATTCCCTCGGTGGCATCGTCAGTGTGCTTTATGCGGCAGCCTTTCCGGAACGGGTGCGCAGGCTGGTGATGATCGACAGCCTTGGCCCTATAAGCCGCAAACCCGAGGAAGTGATCGGGCAGATGCGTAAGGCCATCACCAAACGAATGACGGGTTCCGGAAAACCGGTCGTATACCCTGATGTCGCGGCCGCAGCCAAAGCCAGGGAGGGGGGCATGATTCCCCTGTCTCCACCGGCGGCGAGGATGCTGGTTGCCCGCAGTATGAAAAAGTCAGGACAGGGTTTCGTATGGCGGGCAGACCCCCGTTTACGTCATCCTTCCATGATGATGATGGACGAAGCACAGGTAACGGCCTGTCTGGAAAAGGTTGTTACCCCCACACGTTTTTTGCGTGCCGAGAAAGGGCTGCTTGCGAGTCGCCCCGAGCTGGGTTCACGAACGAATGCCATTGCAGAACTTGACCTGATGACCGTGCCGGGTGGCCATCATTGCCACCTGGAAGGGGATGTCGGGCCGGTTGTCGATGCAGTCAGAGGCTTTTTAGACGATGCAGAATAA
- a CDS encoding DUF3488 and DUF4129 domain-containing transglutaminase family protein, whose amino-acid sequence MIMRWRNRGGSAQTPENTELVSGRALIWLIASFALLLVPQWDRLPVWLIASCAVLAGWRWLAQSGRLRLPGKWLRSGIMLALVAVYIATVQGRFTVETASSFFVLAVGLKWLETRSVRDFYVLFFILVYLATVNFLFHQEIHWSVINLVGVALLLVGLQVVNAPDIPGAMKSGWRRLGMMLVKTLPIVVLLFVFFPRMAPLWSVPLVSGEARTGISDTMTPGDISSLAQSSERAFRVTFGGELPAYRDRYWRGLILDRLDGETWQQGFGRQLRRPGRVSVDGGVGELEPNQYDVLMEPTDQIWAFALENSEAVSDNVKPNEQGLFRFDRPADSPVRYRMAVTGEDRSDQTGSEPDDAQRYLQLPRSGNPRARAFAEELAAQYDNPEAIVQHLLDRFRQQEYFYTLRPPAMPDDGIDALLFDEKRGFCAHYAGAATFVLRAAGIPARVVVGYQGGDSGADDQYLIIRQYDAHAWVEAWLPGQGWVRMDPTAAIAPQRIESGLREAMAEEGSFLENEWTSPQRYGDMAVLQWASLKLDLMNYHWQRWVVGYQGQSQMDLMSRLPGGIGLRELGYITAGIIGVALLLAGLVTAWQYRRVEIRDPFGRVVARWHRLCDRAGVPVRHGETPSQLASRLSRARPATAGTANAFARMVNKHYYGGKSGTERRGDLVRMKRLLATMKRQADRKPKVDRLSSGSPRAITEGE is encoded by the coding sequence ATGATCATGCGCTGGCGAAACCGGGGCGGCTCCGCACAAACGCCGGAAAATACCGAGTTGGTGTCAGGCAGAGCGCTGATATGGCTGATTGCCAGCTTCGCACTGCTGCTGGTGCCACAATGGGACCGGTTGCCGGTCTGGCTCATCGCCAGTTGTGCGGTGCTTGCGGGCTGGCGCTGGTTGGCCCAGTCCGGGCGCTTGCGGCTACCCGGTAAATGGTTGCGAAGTGGCATCATGCTGGCGCTGGTGGCGGTCTATATAGCCACGGTTCAGGGGCGCTTCACAGTGGAAACGGCATCTTCTTTCTTCGTGCTGGCGGTGGGATTGAAATGGCTGGAGACCCGCTCGGTGCGGGATTTCTACGTGCTGTTCTTCATCCTGGTGTATCTGGCCACGGTGAACTTCCTCTTCCATCAGGAAATTCACTGGAGTGTGATTAACCTGGTGGGGGTTGCCCTGCTGCTTGTCGGCCTGCAGGTGGTCAATGCACCGGACATTCCGGGTGCGATGAAATCGGGCTGGCGCCGCCTGGGCATGATGCTGGTGAAAACCCTGCCGATTGTGGTGCTGCTGTTTGTGTTCTTTCCCCGCATGGCCCCGTTGTGGAGTGTGCCGCTGGTCTCCGGGGAGGCGCGCACGGGCATCAGCGATACCATGACACCCGGTGATATCTCCAGTCTTGCCCAGAGCAGCGAGCGGGCCTTCCGGGTGACGTTTGGCGGTGAACTGCCCGCCTACCGGGACCGCTACTGGCGCGGGCTGATTCTGGACAGGCTTGATGGTGAAACCTGGCAGCAGGGCTTCGGGCGGCAACTCCGCAGGCCCGGGCGTGTCTCGGTCGATGGTGGCGTGGGCGAGCTGGAACCGAATCAGTACGATGTGTTGATGGAGCCCACGGATCAGATCTGGGCGTTTGCCCTGGAAAACTCCGAGGCGGTTTCCGATAACGTCAAACCCAATGAGCAGGGGCTTTTCCGTTTTGACCGGCCGGCCGATAGCCCGGTCCGGTATCGCATGGCAGTGACCGGCGAAGACCGTTCCGATCAGACCGGGTCGGAGCCGGACGACGCGCAGCGCTATCTTCAACTGCCCCGTTCCGGCAATCCCAGAGCCAGGGCATTTGCCGAAGAACTGGCGGCGCAGTACGACAACCCTGAGGCCATTGTTCAGCACTTGCTGGACCGTTTTCGCCAGCAGGAGTACTTCTACACCCTGCGCCCGCCCGCCATGCCGGATGACGGTATCGACGCCTTGCTGTTCGATGAGAAACGGGGGTTCTGTGCCCATTATGCCGGTGCCGCCACCTTTGTGCTCCGTGCTGCCGGCATTCCCGCGCGGGTGGTGGTGGGCTACCAGGGCGGTGATTCCGGGGCCGATGACCAGTACCTGATTATTCGCCAGTACGACGCCCATGCCTGGGTCGAAGCCTGGTTGCCCGGGCAGGGCTGGGTGCGCATGGATCCAACCGCCGCTATCGCTCCCCAGAGGATTGAGTCGGGCCTGAGGGAGGCCATGGCGGAAGAGGGTTCGTTTCTGGAAAATGAATGGACCTCACCGCAGCGCTACGGTGATATGGCGGTGCTGCAGTGGGCGTCGCTGAAACTGGACCTGATGAATTACCACTGGCAACGCTGGGTAGTGGGGTACCAGGGCCAGTCCCAGATGGACCTGATGTCCCGGTTGCCGGGCGGAATCGGTCTGCGCGAGCTTGGCTATATCACCGCCGGTATCATCGGTGTGGCCTTGCTGCTCGCCGGATTGGTGACCGCCTGGCAATATCGTCGCGTTGAAATCCGGGATCCTTTTGGCCGGGTCGTGGCGCGCTGGCACCGCCTGTGTGATCGTGCAGGTGTTCCAGTGCGGCATGGTGAAACGCCTTCCCAGCTGGCTTCCAGGCTTTCCCGGGCCAGGCCTGCCACAGCGGGGACCGCAAACGCCTTTGCCCGCATGGTTAACAAACATTACTATGGGGGAAAGTCGGGTACTGAACGTCGGGGCGACCTCGTCAGAATGAAACGGCTGCTGGCGACGATGAAACGCCAGGCTGACCGCAAACCAAAGGTTGATCGCCTGTCCTCGGGGTCTCCGAGGGCAATCACTGAAGGTGAATGA
- a CDS encoding PilZ domain-containing protein yields the protein MGPGFGARSGILTLTIKDKAVLYAAYMPYIRQGGLFIPTQKQYQLGDEVFLLLNLMDEPEKIPVAGKVIWITPKGAQGNRAAGIGVQFNGDDETARTKIESYLAGSLSSDRPTHTM from the coding sequence ATGGGGCCCGGTTTTGGCGCACGCAGTGGCATTCTTACCCTGACGATCAAGGACAAGGCCGTACTTTATGCGGCGTATATGCCCTACATCCGACAGGGTGGCCTGTTCATACCCACACAGAAGCAGTATCAGCTGGGCGATGAGGTTTTCCTGTTGCTGAACCTGATGGATGAGCCGGAGAAGATTCCGGTCGCTGGCAAGGTTATCTGGATTACCCCCAAGGGTGCCCAGGGCAACCGCGCCGCCGGCATTGGTGTGCAGTTCAACGGCGATGACGAAACCGCCCGCACCAAGATTGAATCCTATCTGGCGGGTTCACTGAGCTCGGACCGACCCACCCACACCATGTAA
- a CDS encoding DUF58 domain-containing protein, with product MLKAIRNRWQHWVNQRIPRSDQRAFGQRNIFILPTGAGVVFGFLLLIMLITGINYQNSLIYLLTFLLGAVAVAAMHQTHRNLSGLELTLIQAGEGFAGDPIPFRLRAVSPRHDTLALSLACEDVILTQQHIPAGQQADLNLSVASYQRGYLQPQRILVETRFPFGLFRAWSWLRPVTSGIVYPNPLVAPDVASTVQDGEEQSKARSLDGNDHADIRPWREGDMSQRVQWKRYARTGEMVIADWEGEQGSPHWLDYEAFAGTDRELRLGYLTHQVLERSRNNSRFGLNLPGQVIEPDTGAAHTNRCLKALAIFGLEQPREGGPLPHGTRAGEGARQAVHAGGGGLA from the coding sequence AGCACTGGGTGAACCAGCGGATTCCCCGCTCAGACCAGCGGGCATTCGGGCAGCGTAATATTTTCATACTGCCGACCGGTGCCGGTGTCGTGTTTGGCTTCCTGCTGCTGATCATGCTGATTACCGGTATCAACTACCAGAACAGCCTGATCTACCTGCTGACCTTCCTTCTGGGTGCGGTTGCGGTGGCTGCCATGCACCAGACTCACCGCAACTTGTCCGGGTTGGAACTGACCCTGATTCAGGCAGGTGAGGGCTTCGCCGGAGACCCGATTCCGTTTCGGCTTCGCGCCGTATCTCCCCGCCACGATACCCTGGCTCTGTCCCTGGCCTGTGAGGATGTGATTCTGACCCAGCAGCATATCCCGGCTGGCCAACAGGCGGACCTGAACCTCTCGGTGGCTTCATACCAGCGGGGTTACCTGCAGCCGCAGCGCATCCTGGTGGAAACCCGCTTTCCATTCGGGTTGTTCCGAGCCTGGTCCTGGTTGCGGCCTGTCACCTCCGGCATTGTCTATCCCAACCCTCTGGTAGCGCCGGACGTGGCGAGCACGGTGCAGGATGGTGAAGAACAGTCGAAAGCCCGCTCGCTCGATGGCAATGATCATGCGGATATCCGGCCCTGGCGCGAAGGCGATATGAGCCAGCGGGTGCAATGGAAACGTTATGCCCGCACCGGGGAGATGGTGATTGCGGACTGGGAAGGTGAGCAGGGTAGCCCTCACTGGCTCGATTACGAGGCCTTCGCCGGTACGGATCGGGAATTGCGGCTGGGCTACCTGACGCACCAGGTGCTGGAGCGTTCAAGGAACAATAGTCGCTTCGGACTGAACCTGCCCGGCCAGGTGATAGAACCGGACACCGGTGCGGCCCACACCAATCGTTGCCTGAAGGCGCTGGCAATTTTTGGCCTTGAGCAGCCCAGGGAGGGAGGGCCGCTACCCCATGGTACCCGTGCCGGCGAAGGCGCTCGACAAGCGGTCCATGCCGGCGGCGGGGGGCTTGCATGA